One region of Phragmites australis chromosome 18, lpPhrAust1.1, whole genome shotgun sequence genomic DNA includes:
- the LOC133898880 gene encoding phospho-2-dehydro-3-deoxyheptonate aldolase 2, chloroplastic-like — MYFNPTSCRENLPPAPIPPYPHPQPKNPTGVFPKMPPLAPSPAPALPNPALPSPGRAPPRRGALLHTRAVRAVPRPPSQWAVGSWRDRPALQQPEYPNKGELDEVLRTVEAFPPIVFAGEARTLEERLAEAAVGRAFLLQGGDCAESFKEFNANNIRDTFRVLLQMSVVLMFGGQVPVVKVGRMAGQFAKPRSDGLEERDGVKLPSYRGDNINGDTFDEKSRVPDPHRMIRAYSQSAATLNLLRAFATGGYAAMQRVTQWNLDFTQHSEQGDRYMELAHRVDEALGFMAAAGLTLDHPIMTQTEFWTSHECLLLPYEQALTREDSTTGLYYDCSAHFLWVGERTRQLDGAHVEFLRGIANPLGIKVSDKMDPMELVRLIDILNPENRAGRITIITRMGPENMRVKLPHLIRAVRGAGQIVTWVTDPMHGNTMKAPCGLKTRSFDRILAEVRAFFDVHQQEGSHPGGVHLEMTGQNVTECIGGSRTVTFDDLGSRYHTHCDPRLNASQSLEMAFIIAERLRKRRMASSPLSMNQLGTIPSMGF, encoded by the exons ATGTATTTCAACCCCACCTCCTGCCGCGAGAACCTTCCTCCAGCACCCATTCCGCCGTATCCCCATCCGCAGCCGAAAAACCCTACCGGCGTATTCCCGAAAATGCCCCCGCTCGCGCCATCCCCCGCGCCCGCTCTGCCCAACCCGGCCCTCCCCTCGCCGGGGCGCGCCCCGCCGCGCCGCGGGGCGCTCCTCCACACCCGCGCGGTGCGCGCGGTGCCGCGGCCCCCGAGCCAGTGGGCGGTGGGGAGCTGGCGGGACCGCCCGGCGCTGCAGCAGCCGGAGTACCCGAACAAGGGGGAGCTGGATGAGGTGCTGCGGACGGTGGAGGCGTTCCCGCCCATCGTCTTCGCCGGGGAGGCGCGCACCCTCGAGGAGCGGCTCGCGGAGGCCGCCGTCGGGCGGGCGTTCCTCCTCCAGGGTGGCGACTGCGCCGAGAGCTTCAAGGAGTTCAACGCCAACAACATTCGGGACACCTTCCGCGTCCTTCTCCAAATGTCCGTCGTGCTCATGTTTGGAGGACAGGTGCCTGTCGTCAAG GTGGGAAGAATGGCGGGTCAGTTTGCAAAGCCAAGGTCAGATGGTTTGGAGGAGCGGGATGGAGTGAAGTTGCCGAGCTACAGAGGGGACAATATTAATGGGGACACATTTGATGAGAAGTCGAGAGTGCCAGATCCACACCGCATGATCAGGGCATACTCACAGTCAGCAGCAACACTGAATTTGCTGCGGGCATTTGCTACCGGAGGTTATGCTGCAATGCAGAGGGTGACACAGTGGAACCTTGACTTCACACAGCATAGTGAACAGGGCGATAG GTACATGGAGCTGGCTCACCGAGTTGATGAGGCGTTGGGATTCATGGCAGCAGCTGGACTCACTCTTGATCACCCTATAATGACACAAACAGAATTCTGGACATCACATGagtgccttcttcttccttacgAGCAGGCGCTTACTCGTGAAGACTCTACCACTGGCCTCTATTATGACTGCTCTGCCCACTTTCTATGGGTTGGAGAGCGTACGCGCCAGCTTGATGGTGCCCATGTGGAGTTCCTCCGAGGCATTGCCAACCCTCTTGGTATCAAG GTCAGCGACAAGATGGACCCAATGGAACTTGTGCGGTTGATTGATATCTTGAATCCTGAAAACAGGGCAGGGAGAATAACCATCATCACTAGAATGGGACCTGAAAACATGAGAGTGAAACTCCCTCATCTGATACGTGCTGTCCGTGGGGCTGGCCAGATAGTAACATGGGTCACTGACCCAATGCATGGGAACACCATGAAGGCCCCTTGTGGACTGAAAACTCGCTCCTTTGACAGAATTTTG GCTGAGGTGCGTGCATTCTTTGATGTTCACCAACAAGAAGGGAGCCACCCAGGAGGAGTGCATCTGGAGATGACCGGACAAAATGTGACAGAGTGCATTGGTGGGTCACGTACAGTGACATTCGATGATCTGGGCTCACGCTACCACACACACTGCGACCCAAGGCTCAATGCCTCGCAGTCTCTGGAAATGGCATTCATCATCGCCGAGCGCCTAAGGAAAAGGAGGATGGCCTCATCGCCCTTAAGCATGAACCAGCTGGGTACAATTCCATCAATGGGATTCTAA
- the LOC133898881 gene encoding uncharacterized protein LOC133898881 codes for MMAQEADETPPRPAQKKSAPAHPWSHEETMHLIDAYEERWTALRRGQLKAHQWEEVAAEVAARCAATLGAAAQRKTGTQCRHKLEKLRKRYRTEGARPVTSLWPYFRRMEHLERGPLPVSSAFPPAAGSPPVAASDEEEVEDEEEEEEDEEEEEEEPIPRSNNTRSINGILREFGSGLAPRHPQLQQPPPPAFTPSTAPPRKRVAYEAFQVKTAAAIAADKVKDEEVETARRPSGPGGANTQLSAVLRDFGEGIMRLERRHMEMQWEIERGWKETEARHARMLQDAQRQLRDTIAATCGPLPKKARRDHGSNGDGL; via the coding sequence ATGATGGCGCAGGAGGCCGACGagacgccgccgcggccggcgcAGAAGAAGAGCGCGCCGGCGCATCCGTGGTCGCACGAGGAGACCATGCACCTCATCGACGCGTACGAGGAGCGGTGGACGGCGCTGCGGCGCGGCCAGCTCAAGGCGCACCagtgggaggaggtggcggcggaggtcgCTGCGCGCTGCGCCGCCAcgctcggggccgccgcgcaGCGCAAGACGGGCACCCAGTGCCGCCACAAGCTCGAGAAGCTCCGCAAGCGCTACCGCACCGAGGGCGCCCGCCCCGTCACATCGCTCTGGCCCTACTTCCGCCGCATGGAGCACCTCGAGCGCGGGCCGCTTCCCGTCTCCTCCGCCTTCCCACCCGCCGCCGGCTCCCCGCCCGTCGCGgcctccgacgaggaggaggtagaagatgaggaagaagaagaggaagacgaggaggaggaagaggaagagccCATCCCCCGGAGCAACAACACCAGAAGCATCAACGGCATCCTCCGGGAATTTGGCAGCGGCCTCGCCCCTCGCCACCCGCAGCTGCAGCAGCCACCGCCGCCTGCTTTCACGCCGTCCACCGCGCCTCCGCGGAAGAGGGTCGCCTACGAGGCGTTCCAGGTCAAGACCGCAGCGGCGATTGCGGCGGACAAGGTGAAGGACGAAGAGGTGGAGACAGCTCGCCGCCCATCTGGACCTGGGGGAGCCAACACGCAGCTCTCGGCGGTGCTGAGGGATTTCGGCGAGGGAATCATGCGGCTGGAGAGGCGGCACATGGAGATGCAGTGGGAGATCGAGCGGGGGTGGAAGGAGACGGAGGCCCGCCACGCCAGGATGCTCCAGGACGCTCAGCGGCAGCTCCGTGACACCATCGCCGCCACCTGCGGTCCGCTGCCGAAGAAGGCCAGGAGGGACCATGGCAGCAACGGAGACGGCTTGTAG
- the LOC133898882 gene encoding uncharacterized protein LOC133898882, translated as MLPPPHLTHLAPLRANPNSGAHLRLLLPPRPSSPPPLLSRTPRPRWLPPLRAHASGEPTRGGGGLDALLSAAELLCLAPPAICSVVCAARLVFTPGGASAGPPPLAGGRLLVVQYVLLVGAVAIGSLMRRRQWGRLRRVRGATAEAVGVGLVGRVEKVEESARGLVAAVGVLSRTVEKLGLRFRVLRRTLRDPISETATLAQKNSEATRILAAQEDLLEKEIGAIQKVLYAMQEQQQRQLELILAIGEASKILDGEQDLLEDTARSSSTIPAPETETKQAKIKTDVVTGGNNKP; from the exons atgctgccgccgccgcatctCACTCACCTTGCGCCACTCCGCGCCAACCCCAACTCCGGCGcgcacctccgcctcctcctcccaccccGTCCTTCCTCCCCTCCGCCTCTCCTCTCCCGAACCCCCCGACCCCGATGGCTTCCGCCGCTTCGCGCCCACGCGTCCG GCGAGCCaacgcgcggcggcggcggactcGACGCGCTCCTCTCGGCTGCGGAGCTCCTCTGTCTCGCGCCGCCGGCCATCTGCTCGGTGGTctgcgccgcccgcctcgtCTTCACGCCTGGTGGCGCCAGCGCCGGGCCGCCGCCTCTAGCGGGCGGGAGGCTGTTGGTAGTGCAGTACGTGCTCTTGGTGGGCGCGGTGGCGATCGGGAGCCTGATGCGGCGGAGGCAGTGGGGGCGGCTTCGCCGGGTGCGTGGCGCCACTGCCGAGGCGGTGGGTGTGGGATTGGTGGGGAGGGTcgagaaggtggaggagagcgCGAGGGGCTTGGTGGCGGCCGTCGGGGTGCTGTCGAGGACCGTCGAGAAGCTTGGCCTCAGGTTTAGGGTGTTGCGGAGGACACTGAGGGACCCTATCAGTGAG ACTGCCACTTTAGCCCAAAAGAATTCTGAAGCCACTCGAATTCTAGCTGCACAAGAAGACCTTCTTGAAAAGGAAATTGGTGCAATTCAGAAGGTGCTATATGCAATGCAG GAACAACAGCAAAGGCAACTTGAGCTAATCCTCGCAATTGGAGAAGCAAGCAAGATACTAGATGGTGAACAGGATTTGTTAGAGGACACGGCTAGATCTTCCAGCACAATTCCAGCTCCAGAGACGGAGACCAAACAAGCGAAAATAAAGACTGACGTGGTTACAGGAGGCAATAACAAACCCTGA